The genomic region aaaacaattctcaaatgctcagcatgctcattttcatcttagaaatatatcaaaatatcatcaataaataccacaaaaaaattgtttaaatacaGTCTAAAGATTatgttcattaaatccataaatactgcaggttcattagttaaaccaaacggcatcacaagaaattcataatgtccgtacctgaTTTTGAATGCAGTTTTTGGCACATTAGAATCTTTCACTCATAGCTGATAATAGCCAGAACGAAGGTCAATATTCGAGAATACTGTAggacctttcaactgatcaaataggTTATCAATTTGAggtagtggatatttattcttgattgtaaccttGTTGAGTTGACGGTAGTCAATACATAATCTCATCGATCCGTCTATTTTCTTAACGAACAGATCCAGTGCACCCCAAGGTAAAAAActgggtcgagcaaaacccctatctgtcaactcttgcaactgtgctttcaactatTTTCACTCAACAGAAGCCATTATGTAAGGTGCTATCGATATCAGTGATGTTCTCGGTACAAGTTCTATAGCAAACTCGACATCTCTAATCGGTGGTAATCTAGGTAACTCCTCTAAAAACACATCGAAATACTCACAAACCACTGGTactgattcaagcttcaattCAGACACTTTAGTAGCCGGTAAAGAAGAAAGGTAAGCATTACAACCTTTTCTTACATATTTCTGCGCTGACATAGCTTATATAACAATAGGTAACCCACTCGAATTATTTGATTCAATACGAAACGTCTCaccatttttacattttaatataattagcTTTTTGTCTATAGTTTAAAATAGCATCGTGCAAagttagccaatccatgcccaaaatcacatcgAATTCATCAAATGataatagcatcaaatcagccaAAAAACTGTAACCCTGAGTCATCAATGGACAATTATTGCAGATTTTATCAACTACCACATACTGGCTTAGGGGGTCCAACACTTTAACCACGAATCCAATGGACTCAATAGGTAAATTCTTATTAGACATTAAATTTAGGCACACATACGAATGGGTTGatcccggatcaatcaaagcagttaCACCAGTATCATAAATAGAGAAAGTACTGGTAATAACATCTGGTGTAGAAGCATCCTCGCGAGCGCGAATAGCATAAACCCTAGCTAGTGCTCGTGCCTCGGATCTCACAGTAGTGTCTTTCGTTACGCCATGACTACTATTCACATTTTTgggattacgaggtggtctacctcttgcAGCTGTGTTGCTCAATCTAGCAGTATGAACTTTCTCTTTCTCAGATTTCTCTAGGCAATCTCTAAGATAATGGTCGAAGgaaccacatctgaaacatgcTCCGTTCTTTATTCGACACTCACCATAATGTGATATGTTATAGCGCTTGCACTCGAGTCTGGTGTTTCTAACACTAGTCACACtcgctacagatgtagcctgagGTTTAGGATTAGAGTGTCTGGTATCTCTATCTCTACTAGAATATCCCATAGAAGTAGTAGAATGGTAGTGAtgttctttagattttttagaTGCTGACTAATAGGACTTCCCAGTTAATCTCTTCCTCGAGTCTTCAGCTTTAAAATATGCacatcttttctctttacttaaTTCTTCGGCCTTATGTGCCCGGTCAACTaatacaacaaattctttcaattccagaATTCCCACAAGAAGATTTATGTCTTTGTTTAACCCATCTttaaatcttttacacatatcAGTCTCGGTCGGAACACACTCCCGGGCATATTTTCTCAATCTGATAAACTTCCGCCTATACTCTGATACAGTCATACGACCTTGTTTAAGCTTAAaaaattctttacgtttctgatcCAGAAACCTCTGACTGATGTATTTCTTTCAGAACTTGGTTTGGAAAAATTCCTAGGTGATTCGCTCTCTTGGCACAACTGAAGTCAAcgtgttccaccactgatacACTAAATATTTCAACAACGATACCGTACATTTAACACATTTAGCCAGTGTGCAAGATAGCTCATCAAAAACCCTAATCGTATTATCtaactataattcaattttctcGAGAACATCCTCGGCTGTAGCTCCAAATTCTTCATCCTCGTACTTACGTATCATATCAACAGGAGGCTTACTAACTCGGATTGGTTCTATACCTTGAGGAATAACATGAACCGGTTGGAGAACAAGAGGgagtggaggttgttgagcagtCGGGTTCGTCCGTACAAATTTGGTgaaccactcattcatcatctagaagaaggcttctttagcctctcctccccGACCCTCGGATATAGGCCTCGCACCACTCGAAGCTACTCCATGAACGGAGGCTTGAGCGTTACTCTCCACTTCATCGGAATTAGCTTGGTTTGATGTCattgctatatgaaaacatgttttaaaatggtcaggagatatcacactatcacaagttatataatgacatgtataactAGACTTGTACACGCTAAGTTCagtctgagaatcgactaaaccgtagctctaataccaataaatgtaacacccctaacctgtattcGTCGCCAGAACaaggttacagagtattacagGAGTTTACAGTGCAAACAAATAGAATTATGAGCTtttcataacatatcaatattcatagtaaaaccaatcaa from Gossypium raimondii isolate GPD5lz chromosome 1, ASM2569854v1, whole genome shotgun sequence harbors:
- the LOC128042298 gene encoding uncharacterized protein LOC128042298 → MGYSSRDRDTRHSNPKPQATSVASVTSVRNTRLECKRYNISHYGECRIKNGACFRCGSFDHYLRDCLEKSEKEKVHTARLSNTAARGRPPRNPKNVNSSHGVTKDTTVRSEARALARVYAIRAREDASTPDVITSTFSIYDTGVTALIDPGSTHSYVCLNLMSNKNLPIESIGFVVKVLDPLSQYVVVDKICNNCPLMTQGYSFLADLMLLSFDEFDKYVRKGCNAYLSSLPATKVSELKLESVPVVCEYFDVFLEELPRLPPIRDVEFAIELVPRTSLISIAPYIMASVE